From the genome of candidate division WOR-3 bacterium, one region includes:
- a CDS encoding S8 family serine peptidase: protein MKQILVFLFFLVSFSLWGKEIYSPGEIIVEFAPEVRAQLSREKNNSLSFSDGIILTGLPKVDELNRKYSVIAARPAARKITPLVEKYNLDLLYLFIFADKEIEIEKVIKEYKALKEVKDVLPNYGFPVDRIPNDPLFGNQWHLPRMMCPEAWDFTTGDTNVTLVVIDQGVDYGHQDLIGSFWVNRAEDLNGNGRFDTFPPPEGDLDGVDQDDNGYYDDVIGFDMVDGEPNPMPDPGSDHGTICHGIACARTDNGVGVASVGWQVRGMNLRCGTGGYIYIFPAISGIIYAAQNGAFAISNSWGGSSYIPQVNSAIQFAWESGCVISASAGNEYSGGAPRYPACYEHVIATAASDRNDWHSVWGGGQQSNYADWVDVSAPGSGVLTTTNNNGYGAYDGTSMSSPCVAGQAALMKAAFPAMTNDECTTKIFLTCDPMPDTLYAQGLLGHGRINVGKAILSSVWCHLTVLDFRINDASGNNNGVPEPGEICALIVTLKNASGWQNAENITAHLTTSNPFMEIMKNSASFPNIPAGGTGSCSQDSFVFRLQAAAPPQKVKFLMTKNSNPRSLYLIDTLNITCGFPRVILVDDDAGQNYERWYKAACDSLAVLYKLHEIATQGVPAAETLRRYPVVIWWTGLDSTTSLTAQERTVLQNYLDNGGKLFISGANIGQHIGSEPFYTNYLKAQYVANHSGVIYIYGVSGDPIGGGDSIVVGGSGGANNGRTNDVINPTGGAIATHYYRGTPTSYAGIRYEGSYKLVYFAFPFEAVNYTSRYVQKPELLRRILLYFGEQLPYGLEEEKKEELTQKEMKRFLSLNSNPFSKDGIISFCLPFSLPLRIELYNASGQHIQTVYSGEGKSGLVRIPNGLKSGIYFFELKTPFNKERIKAVKIKD from the coding sequence CCCAAGGTGGATGAGTTAAATCGGAAATATTCGGTAATCGCGGCTCGCCCCGCTGCCCGGAAAATTACCCCCCTCGTAGAAAAGTATAATCTTGACCTCTTATATCTCTTTATTTTTGCCGATAAGGAAATTGAAATAGAAAAGGTGATTAAGGAGTATAAGGCGCTAAAAGAGGTAAAAGATGTTTTACCCAATTACGGCTTTCCCGTAGATAGGATTCCCAATGATCCCCTCTTCGGCAACCAATGGCATCTACCCAGGATGATGTGTCCGGAAGCCTGGGACTTCACTACTGGTGATACCAATGTGACTCTTGTCGTCATTGACCAAGGGGTTGATTATGGCCATCAAGATTTAATCGGGAGTTTCTGGGTAAACCGGGCTGAAGACTTGAATGGTAATGGTCGTTTTGATACCTTTCCACCACCGGAAGGTGATTTAGATGGTGTTGATCAAGATGATAATGGCTATTATGACGATGTGATTGGCTTTGATATGGTCGATGGGGAACCAAATCCGATGCCGGACCCCGGTAGCGACCACGGAACAATCTGCCACGGTATTGCCTGTGCCCGAACCGACAATGGAGTTGGTGTAGCATCAGTTGGTTGGCAAGTGCGAGGGATGAATCTCCGCTGCGGAACTGGTGGTTATATTTATATCTTTCCGGCAATTTCTGGCATCATTTATGCCGCCCAGAATGGTGCCTTTGCCATTTCTAACAGTTGGGGTGGTAGCAGTTATATCCCGCAAGTCAATTCCGCAATTCAGTTCGCCTGGGAGTCGGGTTGTGTCATCTCCGCCTCCGCTGGTAATGAGTATTCCGGCGGGGCACCCCGTTATCCTGCCTGTTACGAACATGTAATTGCCACTGCGGCCAGTGACCGTAACGATTGGCATTCGGTTTGGGGAGGCGGCCAACAGTCAAATTATGCGGATTGGGTTGATGTCTCCGCCCCTGGGAGTGGTGTTTTAACGACAACCAATAACAATGGTTACGGTGCCTATGATGGAACATCAATGTCTTCCCCTTGCGTTGCTGGTCAAGCCGCCTTAATGAAAGCCGCTTTTCCGGCGATGACTAACGATGAGTGTACAACAAAAATCTTCTTAACCTGTGACCCTATGCCTGATACCCTTTATGCACAAGGACTTTTGGGACACGGGCGGATTAATGTTGGTAAAGCAATCCTCTCCTCGGTTTGGTGCCACCTTACGGTTTTGGATTTCCGGATTAACGATGCCAGTGGGAATAATAATGGTGTACCCGAACCCGGCGAAATCTGCGCTCTAATCGTCACCTTAAAAAATGCCAGTGGTTGGCAGAATGCGGAAAATATTACCGCTCATCTGACAACCAGTAACCCATTTATGGAGATTATGAAAAATTCCGCCAGTTTTCCCAATATTCCAGCAGGAGGCACAGGCTCTTGCTCCCAGGATTCATTTGTCTTCCGCTTACAGGCAGCCGCCCCACCCCAAAAAGTGAAATTTTTAATGACTAAAAACTCAAATCCCCGCTCTTTATATCTAATTGATACCCTAAATATCACTTGTGGTTTCCCGCGGGTAATTTTGGTTGATGACGATGCGGGGCAGAATTACGAACGATGGTATAAGGCGGCCTGTGACTCCTTAGCGGTTCTCTACAAATTACACGAAATTGCTACCCAAGGTGTTCCTGCTGCGGAAACCTTAAGGCGTTACCCAGTAGTCATCTGGTGGACCGGCTTAGATAGCACAACGAGCCTCACCGCTCAGGAAAGGACGGTCTTACAAAACTACCTGGATAATGGAGGTAAACTCTTTATCTCCGGAGCAAATATCGGTCAGCATATCGGAAGCGAACCCTTCTACACCAATTATCTGAAAGCGCAATATGTGGCAAATCATTCGGGGGTGATTTATATTTACGGTGTCTCCGGTGACCCAATCGGGGGCGGTGATTCAATTGTCGTTGGTGGTTCGGGTGGTGCCAATAACGGGAGAACCAATGATGTGATAAACCCAACCGGGGGGGCAATTGCTACTCACTACTACCGCGGCACACCGACATCCTATGCCGGAATTAGATACGAAGGAAGTTATAAATTGGTTTATTTCGCTTTCCCATTTGAAGCGGTAAATTACACCAGCCGGTATGTCCAGAAACCGGAACTTTTGAGAAGAATTCTTCTCTACTTTGGTGAACAACTCCCTTACGGGTTAGAGGAAGAAAAGAAGGAAGAGTTAACCCAAAAAGAGATGAAGAGATTTTTATCTCTTAATTCCAATCCCTTCTCTAAGGACGGGATAATATCCTTCTGTCTACCATTCTCCCTTCCTCTACGGATTGAACTTTATAATGCCAGCGGACAACACATTCAAACTGTCTATTCCGGGGAGGGAAAATCCGGTTTGGTAAGGATTCCTAACGGTTTGAAATCAGGCATCTACTTTTTTGAACTTAAAACACCCTTCAATAAGGAGAGGATAAAAGCGGTTAAGATTAAAGATTAG
- a CDS encoding metallophosphoesterase family protein, whose product MKIAIISDIHANWEALEVVLNYIKEAKCSSVICCGDVVGYGANPYECLSSLAKIKNLHIVLGNHDAGVLDKTPIRYFNEVAQEAIIWTKRHLNKEAFAYLAPLRLKERFPPFYICHASPHSPESWEYIFSLEEAKYQFRFFTEPICVIGHTHIPFAVEKSDRNYRLIREEEFLIEDGKRYLINVGSVGQPRDGNPCATFGIYDQNRKSFKFIKLKYDIKTAAQKILEAGLPRVLAERLFLGR is encoded by the coding sequence ATGAAGATCGCAATCATCTCTGACATCCATGCCAACTGGGAGGCATTAGAAGTAGTTCTAAATTATATTAAAGAGGCTAAGTGCTCCTCAGTTATCTGTTGTGGAGATGTCGTTGGGTATGGTGCCAACCCTTATGAATGTTTATCTTCCTTAGCCAAAATTAAAAATCTCCATATCGTTTTAGGAAATCATGATGCCGGGGTCTTAGATAAAACCCCGATCCGATATTTTAACGAAGTTGCCCAGGAGGCAATTATTTGGACCAAAAGGCACTTAAATAAAGAAGCCTTTGCCTATCTTGCCCCCTTGCGCCTCAAAGAACGTTTCCCTCCTTTCTACATCTGCCACGCTTCACCCCATTCTCCCGAGAGTTGGGAGTACATATTTTCTCTGGAAGAGGCGAAATATCAATTTCGTTTTTTTACCGAACCGATCTGTGTCATCGGTCACACCCACATCCCTTTTGCTGTTGAGAAAAGTGACCGAAACTATCGGTTAATCAGAGAAGAGGAATTTTTAATTGAAGATGGTAAGCGGTATCTGATAAATGTCGGGAGTGTTGGGCAGCCCCGGGATGGCAATCCCTGCGCCACCTTCGGTATTTATGACCAAAATCGGAAGAGTTTTAAGTTTATCAAATTAAAATACGATATCAAAACCGCCGCCCAAAAGATATTGGAGGCCGGGCTACCGAGAGTTTTAGCGGAAAGACTCTTTCTTGGTCGCTAA
- the nusB gene encoding transcription antitermination factor NusB, protein MKGGRRKVRVAAMEIVYRSDLCGDAVEDLLKEISKRLKITGANLSYLIRLIEELIKNRKKIDKVIKKNLKDWKLNRLHLLERAILRVATCELLYFPDIPPKVVIDEAIEIAKEYTDDAGRRFINGVLNGIYQNTIGKNEDRNHL, encoded by the coding sequence GTGAAAGGGGGAAGAAGAAAAGTAAGGGTAGCGGCAATGGAGATTGTTTACCGTTCAGACCTCTGCGGCGATGCGGTGGAGGATTTATTAAAGGAGATAAGTAAGAGATTAAAAATTACAGGCGCGAACCTCTCCTATCTCATTCGCTTAATAGAAGAATTGATTAAGAATCGGAAGAAGATTGATAAGGTAATAAAGAAGAACTTAAAAGATTGGAAGCTTAATCGCCTCCATTTGTTAGAAAGGGCAATTCTCCGGGTAGCCACTTGTGAACTTCTCTATTTTCCCGACATCCCCCCAAAAGTGGTGATTGATGAAGCGATTGAAATCGCCAAAGAATATACCGACGATGCCGGAAGGAGATTCATCAATGGGGTATTAAATGGCATCTACCAGAATACTATTGGAAAGAATGAAGATCGCAATCATCTCTGA
- the ribH gene encoding 6,7-dimethyl-8-ribityllumazine synthase — protein sequence MEKREYKGQFDARNKKFAIIIARFNEFITESLLKGALDCLERHNAEGCDIFWTFGTFEIPGIAHEIALTKKYDALICLGAIIRGDTPHAEYIAGTVAKEIARLPIKTGIPVSFGIITADTLEQAVERAGTKEGNKGFLAALAAIEMADLKKKIKG from the coding sequence ATGGAGAAGAGGGAATATAAGGGACAATTTGACGCCCGAAATAAGAAGTTTGCTATTATCATCGCCCGGTTTAATGAGTTTATTACCGAAAGTCTGCTCAAAGGTGCCCTTGACTGCTTGGAAAGGCATAATGCGGAAGGGTGTGATATTTTCTGGACCTTTGGCACATTTGAAATTCCCGGCATTGCTCATGAGATCGCCTTAACTAAAAAATACGATGCGCTAATCTGTTTAGGGGCAATCATCCGGGGAGATACTCCTCATGCCGAATACATCGCGGGAACGGTAGCAAAGGAGATTGCACGCCTTCCAATAAAGACCGGTATTCCGGTTTCCTTCGGCATCATCACCGCCGATACCTTAGAACAAGCGGTAGAACGTGCTGGGACTAAGGAAGGGAATAAAGGATTCTTAGCCGCTCTGGCAGCGATTGAGATGGCGGATTTGAAAAAGAAGATAAAAGGCTAG
- a CDS encoding bifunctional 3,4-dihydroxy-2-butanone-4-phosphate synthase/GTP cyclohydrolase II, whose amino-acid sequence MKKSAIFSKIEDALEDVKKGRVIIVVDDESRENEGDLIVAAERITPQKINFMTKYGRGLICCALNEDRLEELKLPPIFGENTARFGTPFAIPVDAREGTTTGSSAYDRAKTVKALIDPKTKPEDLLRPGHIFPLRAVKGGVLRRAGHTEAAVDLARLAGFYPAGVLCEILAEDGQMAKLKDLIRLAQRFRLKIITIRDLIEYRKKKEKLVREILQTPLPTAFGEFQLHLYEDTIENYHHLALVKGEVRGKKDVLVRVHSQCLTGDVFSSLRCDCGDQLKIALKMIEKEGRGVLLYMRQEGRGLGLLAKLKSYTLQDKGYDTVDSAKALGFDPDIRDYGIGAQILVDLGLSTIRLITNNPRKVIGLEGFGLKVTKRIPLWTKPTKENINYLIAKRNRLGHLF is encoded by the coding sequence ATGAAAAAATCTGCAATATTTTCTAAAATTGAGGACGCCTTAGAAGATGTAAAAAAGGGTCGGGTTATCATTGTGGTGGATGACGAAAGCCGGGAAAACGAAGGGGATCTTATCGTCGCCGCGGAGCGGATAACCCCTCAAAAGATAAACTTTATGACAAAATACGGAAGGGGATTAATCTGCTGCGCCCTAAACGAAGATAGGTTAGAGGAATTGAAGTTGCCACCGATCTTTGGGGAAAATACTGCCCGTTTTGGTACTCCGTTTGCCATCCCGGTTGATGCCCGGGAAGGAACAACTACTGGTTCTTCTGCCTACGACCGGGCAAAAACCGTGAAGGCACTAATTGACCCAAAGACGAAACCAGAGGATTTACTAAGACCAGGGCATATCTTTCCTTTAAGAGCGGTAAAGGGAGGGGTATTAAGAAGGGCTGGTCATACCGAAGCCGCGGTTGATTTGGCTCGCTTGGCGGGATTTTACCCGGCCGGTGTCCTCTGCGAAATTCTGGCAGAAGATGGTCAAATGGCAAAGTTAAAAGATTTGATAAGATTAGCCCAGAGGTTTCGCTTAAAGATTATCACCATCCGGGATCTGATTGAATACCGAAAGAAGAAGGAGAAATTGGTGAGAGAAATTCTCCAAACGCCCTTACCTACCGCCTTTGGTGAATTCCAACTCCATCTCTATGAAGATACGATAGAGAACTATCACCATTTAGCTCTAGTGAAGGGGGAGGTGCGAGGGAAAAAAGATGTTCTGGTGCGCGTCCATTCTCAATGCCTCACGGGTGATGTCTTCTCTTCTCTAAGATGCGATTGTGGGGATCAGTTAAAGATTGCCTTAAAGATGATTGAGAAGGAAGGGAGGGGAGTTCTTTTGTATATGCGCCAAGAGGGTAGAGGCTTAGGACTTTTAGCCAAGCTCAAATCCTACACTTTACAGGATAAGGGTTATGATACTGTTGATTCCGCTAAGGCTTTGGGTTTTGACCCGGACATTCGGGACTATGGAATCGGTGCCCAGATTCTTGTCGACTTGGGTTTATCAACCATTAGATTAATCACTAATAATCCCAGGAAGGTGATCGGTTTAGAAGGATTTGGCCTCAAAGTCACAAAAAGGATTCCTCTCTGGACCAAACCAACAAAAGAGAATATCAATTATTTGATAGCAAAAAGGAATAGGTTAGGTCATTTATTTTAG
- a CDS encoding DMT family transporter, which produces MRESPNRKRAYLYAGLVILFWSTVASAFKITLRHLDFYQLLWGATTTSFLFLFFLLERKKKLNPLKGFKRKDYLRSALLGFLNPFLYYAILFKAYSLLPAQMAQPLNQTWAIILPLLSILLLKQRIKIKSILALLVSFFGVLIIATRGEIGELKFTNPLGVFLALISALVWAFYWVYNLKDEREETVKLFGNFLFGFIFSTIYILFLKGFNQPFSILKNRIGLLGSIYVGLFEMGLTFPLWLRALSLAENTALVSNLIYLIPFLSLVFIRLTVGEQILSSTVIGLMFIILGIFIQRR; this is translated from the coding sequence ATTAGGGAGAGTCCAAACCGGAAAAGGGCTTATCTTTATGCGGGATTAGTTATTCTCTTTTGGTCAACGGTTGCTTCCGCCTTTAAGATTACCTTACGCCATTTAGATTTTTATCAACTATTATGGGGGGCAACGACTACTTCCTTCCTCTTTCTCTTTTTTCTTCTCGAACGCAAAAAGAAGTTGAATCCCCTTAAAGGGTTTAAGAGAAAAGATTACCTCCGTTCTGCCCTTTTGGGATTTTTGAACCCATTTCTTTACTATGCCATTCTCTTTAAAGCATATTCCCTATTGCCCGCACAGATGGCGCAACCCCTAAATCAGACCTGGGCGATAATCTTACCCTTACTTTCCATTCTTCTATTGAAGCAAAGGATAAAGATTAAAAGTATTTTGGCACTTCTCGTCAGTTTCTTTGGTGTTTTAATTATCGCCACTCGGGGTGAGATTGGCGAGTTAAAATTTACTAATCCTTTGGGCGTCTTTTTGGCTCTAATTAGTGCTTTAGTTTGGGCTTTCTACTGGGTTTATAATCTAAAAGATGAGCGGGAAGAGACAGTTAAGTTATTTGGTAATTTTCTTTTTGGCTTTATCTTTTCCACCATCTATATCCTATTCTTAAAAGGATTTAACCAACCATTTTCTATTTTAAAAAATAGGATAGGGTTATTGGGGTCGATTTATGTTGGTCTTTTTGAGATGGGCCTTACCTTTCCCTTGTGGTTAAGGGCGCTTTCCTTGGCGGAGAATACCGCCTTGGTGAGTAATTTAATCTATTTAATTCCTTTTCTTTCTCTGGTTTTTATTAGATTAACAGTTGGGGAACAAATCCTTTCTTCTACGGTGATTGGTTTAATGTTTATTATCTTGGGAATATTTATCCAAAGGCGATAG
- a CDS encoding DUF721 domain-containing protein produces the protein MKSDKDKDFSRLGEAIKKIIHDLGLAEEIVAWQAVLRWQEIVGEKVAKYAKAVEVKEGILYLSCPNPTWRSQLLLMKKEIINKANRVIGKEAIKDIKFLRGRD, from the coding sequence TTGAAATCTGATAAGGATAAAGACTTTTCCCGTCTCGGCGAGGCAATAAAAAAAATCATTCACGATTTAGGATTGGCTGAGGAGATAGTTGCCTGGCAGGCGGTGTTGCGCTGGCAGGAGATTGTGGGTGAGAAGGTGGCAAAATATGCGAAAGCGGTTGAGGTGAAAGAAGGAATTCTCTATCTCTCTTGTCCCAATCCCACCTGGCGTTCGCAACTTCTTCTGATGAAGAAGGAAATAATCAATAAGGCAAACCGAGTGATTGGTAAGGAAGCAATTAAAGACATAAAATTCCTGAGGGGAAGAGATTAG
- a CDS encoding metallophosphoesterase yields MDVNRIGIISDTHDRLDKVHQALLLFKEKGVDLVIHCGDYVAPFTLKEFSSLSLPFFGVFGNCDGERRGLEKIAQENKLLITNPPLSLDLNSGKILVYHQLPKELKGDADFVIYGHTHKVFSQKGKPFLINPGEAAGWLTGRATVALLDWKRREVEIFEI; encoded by the coding sequence ATGGATGTTAATCGGATCGGGATAATTTCTGATACCCATGACCGGCTTGATAAGGTCCACCAGGCACTTCTTCTCTTTAAGGAGAAAGGGGTGGATTTGGTAATTCATTGTGGCGATTATGTAGCACCCTTCACCCTTAAAGAATTTTCTTCTTTATCTCTCCCTTTCTTTGGGGTTTTTGGAAATTGCGATGGGGAAAGGAGAGGTTTAGAAAAGATAGCGCAGGAGAATAAACTTCTCATCACCAATCCGCCTTTAAGTTTGGACCTTAATAGTGGGAAAATTTTAGTTTATCATCAATTACCGAAGGAATTGAAAGGGGATGCGGATTTCGTTATCTACGGCCATACCCATAAAGTTTTTTCCCAAAAAGGTAAGCCATTCTTAATCAATCCCGGAGAGGCAGCGGGCTGGCTTACCGGCCGGGCAACGGTGGCTTTATTAGATTGGAAAAGAAGAGAGGTGGAAATTTTTGAAATCTGA
- a CDS encoding sigma-70 family RNA polymerase sigma factor: protein MGQIKEYISTLINKAGPGKKISYREIEDSLPLDIEPSEIEEVIKELNRHGISVGTENEVEKVAKPKVAKRRVEDPIKCYFRDLSELPLLTREEEIEYSRNMEEGYREIVAYLFLLPPLIEEFLLECRSLEEGSKTLDQIARIEFKCLVEKREMWREKQKFIRRLRRIKKLLAEWKELKNKKSQTAKRRIENLKARIIKRIQSLSLQHGLINKFVERYREILKEGLLIKEKLAKEKKNAREWRRRLKEFIEKYEMTVEDMAANAVKIEACEKKILENRDKMIKGNVRLVISIAKRYMNRGLEFADLLEEGNVGLIKSVEKFNYRKGFKFSTYATWWIKQAITRAIADHSRTVRIPAHIIDMMNKLNRAQRKFIQTYGREPTLQELAKRVGMPAEKLDALRRISQVSISIDKPVDDEESSFIGDFLSDEKTLSPYQHTGRLLLQEKLEEAFKYLTKREEKVLRLRFGLGDGIQRTLEEVGQIFNITRERVRQIEAKALRRLAQPKLLKKFTILKDLLID, encoded by the coding sequence ATGGGGCAAATTAAGGAATATATTTCCACCCTTATCAATAAGGCTGGTCCCGGTAAAAAAATTTCCTACCGGGAAATTGAGGACTCTTTGCCCTTAGATATTGAACCCTCAGAGATTGAAGAGGTGATTAAAGAATTGAATCGGCACGGGATTAGCGTGGGCACGGAAAACGAGGTGGAGAAGGTAGCAAAGCCTAAGGTGGCAAAGCGCCGGGTTGAAGACCCGATTAAATGCTATTTCCGCGACTTGTCCGAGTTGCCCCTTCTCACGAGGGAAGAGGAAATTGAATACTCAAGAAATATGGAAGAGGGTTATCGAGAGATTGTGGCCTATCTTTTCCTCTTACCACCCCTTATTGAAGAATTCCTTTTGGAGTGCAGGTCTTTGGAGGAAGGGAGTAAAACTTTGGATCAGATTGCCCGGATTGAATTTAAGTGTCTGGTGGAAAAGAGGGAGATGTGGCGGGAGAAACAGAAATTTATCCGGCGTCTGCGCAGGATAAAGAAACTTTTGGCAGAATGGAAAGAGTTAAAAAACAAAAAGAGTCAAACCGCTAAGCGGCGAATTGAAAACCTTAAGGCGCGCATCATCAAAAGGATTCAATCCCTCTCTCTGCAACACGGCCTCATCAATAAGTTTGTGGAGAGATACCGGGAGATTCTTAAAGAAGGTCTTCTCATTAAGGAGAAGTTAGCCAAGGAGAAGAAGAATGCCCGGGAATGGCGGAGGCGGCTTAAAGAGTTCATAGAAAAATACGAGATGACGGTGGAGGATATGGCGGCGAATGCTGTAAAGATTGAAGCCTGCGAGAAAAAGATTTTAGAAAATCGGGACAAGATGATAAAGGGGAATGTCCGCTTGGTAATCTCCATTGCCAAACGGTATATGAATCGGGGGTTGGAATTTGCTGATTTATTGGAAGAGGGTAATGTGGGATTAATAAAATCGGTGGAGAAGTTCAACTACCGAAAAGGGTTCAAGTTTTCTACTTATGCTACCTGGTGGATAAAACAGGCGATAACTCGAGCGATTGCCGACCATTCCCGAACGGTGCGGATCCCCGCCCACATCATTGATATGATGAATAAGTTAAATCGTGCCCAAAGAAAGTTTATCCAAACCTACGGTCGGGAACCGACCCTTCAGGAATTGGCGAAACGGGTAGGGATGCCAGCAGAAAAATTGGATGCCCTCCGCCGGATCAGTCAGGTCTCAATCTCCATTGATAAACCAGTGGACGATGAGGAGTCTTCCTTCATCGGAGACTTCCTTTCCGATGAGAAGACCCTCTCGCCCTATCAGCATACCGGTCGGCTCCTTTTGCAAGAGAAATTAGAGGAAGCTTTTAAATATCTAACAAAGAGAGAGGAGAAGGTCTTGAGGCTCCGTTTTGGTTTGGGGGACGGGATTCAGAGGACCTTAGAAGAGGTTGGTCAGATATTCAACATCACTCGGGAAAGGGTAAGGCAGATTGAAGCGAAGGCGTTAAGGCGTTTGGCGCAACCGAAACTCTTAAAGAAGTTTACCATCCTCAAAGATTTGCTCATTGATTAA
- the dnaG gene encoding DNA primase, with amino-acid sequence MIKREAIERIREAVDIVELIGSYIPLKKVGSRYRGLCPFHLEKNPSFYVDRERGLYHCFGCGEGGTAISFLMKYEKMTFAEAVRFLAQRVGIDIEGEQRKPEEKGVYEVMEFACNLFNNYLYYYPNVLKYLRDRGIKEEVQKAFRLGYAPGNRSLLKEARKKEIPLEILRRVGLIVEKDGEAEDFFFARLIFPIFSLSGKIIGFGGRTLEEGIEPKYLNSPETEIFKKGENLYGFYQAKKFLPGGKAILVEGYFDLLSLTQAGINNCLAPLGTAFTLSQALLIKRYCRDLYISFDGDAQGRESAKKAGMIALRAGLNPLIVELPDGYDPDKFVREKGKEAYQSLLANAKDLVDFLLTGKDLSRISERREMIGQFQEIIPEIGDEILRELYLNKVAEIFKVKKEIFSLGKRLRPEEKNGVAKAVRRKEERLLSYILLSPEYAQLSRSVLPVNAFPLQYQPIVDLLYRLCDRNFTPSEVCDLLEREEEKKLVTTLTFREESLPEKKDFLFLLKRVLADTLKEEIGEDEEKLKKFLELKRNLMRKK; translated from the coding sequence ATGATTAAAAGAGAGGCGATAGAAAGAATAAGAGAGGCGGTAGATATTGTGGAACTCATTGGGAGTTACATCCCCCTAAAAAAGGTTGGCTCTCGCTATCGTGGTCTCTGCCCTTTCCATTTGGAGAAAAATCCTTCTTTCTATGTTGATAGAGAGCGGGGGCTTTATCATTGTTTCGGTTGTGGCGAAGGAGGGACGGCGATCTCCTTTCTGATGAAATACGAGAAGATGACCTTTGCGGAGGCGGTCCGATTTTTAGCCCAAAGGGTGGGAATTGATATAGAAGGGGAGCAGAGAAAACCCGAGGAGAAAGGGGTTTATGAAGTTATGGAATTTGCCTGTAACCTATTTAACAATTACCTCTACTACTATCCCAATGTCTTAAAATATTTAAGGGATCGGGGAATTAAAGAAGAGGTGCAGAAGGCTTTCCGTTTAGGTTATGCCCCCGGAAATCGTTCGTTATTGAAGGAGGCAAGGAAGAAAGAGATTCCTTTGGAAATTTTGCGCCGGGTTGGTTTAATTGTGGAGAAGGACGGGGAAGCTGAAGATTTCTTCTTCGCCCGGCTCATCTTTCCGATATTTTCTTTAAGTGGTAAGATTATCGGTTTTGGGGGAAGGACCTTAGAAGAAGGAATTGAGCCGAAATACCTAAATTCGCCCGAGACCGAAATCTTTAAGAAAGGGGAGAACCTTTATGGTTTCTATCAAGCGAAGAAATTTTTGCCGGGAGGTAAGGCGATACTGGTGGAGGGTTATTTTGATCTCCTCTCTTTAACTCAGGCGGGAATAAATAACTGTTTGGCGCCATTGGGCACCGCCTTCACTTTATCCCAGGCACTTCTGATTAAGAGATACTGTCGTGATTTATACATCTCTTTTGATGGTGACGCCCAGGGCAGGGAGTCGGCGAAAAAGGCGGGGATGATCGCTTTGCGCGCCGGTCTCAACCCTTTAATTGTGGAATTGCCGGATGGTTATGACCCAGACAAATTCGTGCGGGAAAAAGGAAAGGAGGCTTATCAATCCCTCTTAGCCAATGCTAAGGATTTGGTCGACTTTTTATTGACAGGAAAAGACCTTTCCCGGATTTCAGAAAGAAGGGAGATGATTGGTCAGTTCCAAGAGATTATTCCAGAAATTGGGGATGAGATTTTGCGAGAACTTTACCTTAATAAGGTGGCGGAGATTTTTAAGGTGAAGAAGGAGATATTTTCCTTGGGAAAGAGACTTCGGCCGGAAGAGAAAAACGGAGTGGCGAAAGCAGTGCGGCGTAAAGAGGAGAGACTCCTTTCCTACATCCTCCTTTCTCCGGAATATGCTCAGCTTTCGCGTTCGGTTTTACCGGTGAACGCCTTTCCTCTCCAGTATCAGCCGATTGTTGATTTACTCTATCGCCTCTGTGATAGAAACTTTACACCGAGCGAGGTCTGTGATTTATTGGAAAGGGAGGAGGAGAAGAAGTTGGTTACCACCCTCACCTTTCGGGAGGAAAGTTTACCCGAGAAAAAAGACTTCCTCTTTCTCTTAAAAAGGGTTTTAGCGGATACCCTAAAAGAAGAGATTGGGGAAGATGAAGAGAAGTTAAAAAAATTTTTAGAACTGAAGAGAAATTTGATGAGAAAGAAATGA